The following proteins come from a genomic window of Anopheles merus strain MAF unplaced genomic scaffold, AmerM5.1 LNR4000159, whole genome shotgun sequence:
- the LOC121601735 gene encoding proline-, glutamic acid- and leucine-rich protein 1-like, which produces MEGVGQLFGTHFDSDDGLLTAFLNNIDEHQSFWSDPENDLDTIFTKLGTLLASARTRDRGLRILIHLLPDCPLDLIEEKAQFYLNTCTKVCDQRGPTQTLPLVYKLLQQLLHRSLGSTELHKLFVSNLAKILESVGPKLEPTAVPSALSFLELAMQHYAGACGPLKSRIETFLYSLVDSTDWFVVNRTANCLLLLQQIRGGGQHGSLHKKTWEEYYLKLIDTIHDLLNQIFAHTPETFDEEENLECLKLPDIRTTGNPIRKAHLIAIRACNLITFLDQAIVGAYPVGKPITPFKALNLVLRGLSVSCEAMGKNPIAENIAFGAFLPSMHYGLLEVLDGLVLALGTNMLMFGDTICEMFSKCLRATQSNSHDSEGAKKSFIRLRTKIYDSVQLWCEKMRYGSNIEMVNEALLEQIMRDITPYESEVTLKMGATSNKRLSARAKRKLQKEQNAATALNQNHSSGSATAENKELFIDHGNEPLCRAALACLTALLQSAGCFIKPVTHKLLQEKIVPLCFTLVTNHQLTGLYGDAQVRVALLRAFAALIVNPHHHCPPPLQYASYIFNTLQTTDSSATVRSVAAELARTMELVVHPWKETLYFPADKSAIKDALANKDNHPLAMFTVKQVVVTNGTNGVHDSSDVIIPSVAEPATGTSPLKAASAPSEPAVEPAYESEGEINESLAVTEASDESFIDEEEQQMTDEPVGWVEHVNVSSLDDTVKEKTNAIADIPDDTECYDAGTIHPIDDDDNDDGKTSDSAVVAVLDSDEEQGQAQNEEQEDDDVMEVPIDVELSAPKSNSEKNNLKHSIEIIDDDNSSVSAKKAKMLGQDSCNGNTGKTKNIDEIVEEMVAEFVDEP; this is translated from the exons ATGGAAGGTGTTGGGCAACTATTCGGGACCCATTTCGACAGTGACGATGGTTTGCTAACCGCCTTTCTGAACAATATAGATGAACATCAATCGTTTTGGTCAGAC CCTGAAAATGATCTAGACACAATATTCACCAAACTAGGCACCTTGCTAGCCAGTGCCAGAACGCGCGATCGTGGTTTAAGAATTCTCATCCACCTGCTGCCCGACTGCCCGCTGGATCTGATCGAGGAAAAGGCTCAGTTCTATCTGAACACTTGCACAAAAGTATGCGACCAGCGTGGCCCAACGCAAACCTTGCCGCTGGTGTACAAACTTCTTCAGCAGCTGTTACATCGCTCCCTGGGCTCGACCGAGCTGCACAAACTGTTTGTCAGCAATCTGGCCAAAATCCTCGAATCCGTTGGGCCCAAGCTAGAACCGACGGCGGTCCCATCGGCTTTGAGCTTTCTCGAGCTGGCCATGCAGCATTATGCTGGTGCTTGTGGCCCGTTGAAAAGTCGCATCGAGACGTTCCTTTACTCGCTGGTCGATTCTACCGATTGGTTTGTGGTCAACCGTACGGCCaactgtttgctgctgctgcaacaaatCCGAGGCGGAGGACAGCACGGTTCGCTGCATAAGAAAACTTGGGAAGAGTACTATCTGAAGCTGATTGACACGATACACGATCTGTTGAATCAAATCTTTGCCCACACGCCGGAAACGTTTGACGAGGAGGAAAACCTTGAGTGTTTGAAGCTGCCTGACATTAGAACCACCGGAAATCCTATCCGTAAAGCGCACTTGATCGCCATACGTGCTTGCAATCTAATTACCTTTCTTGATCAAGCCATTGTAGGTGCGTACCCGGTGGGGAAGCCAATCACCCCGTTTAAAGCGTTAAATCTTGTACTTCGTGGGCTGTCCGTATCCTGTGAAGCGATGGGCAAAAATCCGATTGCGGAAAACATTGCATTCGGTGCGTTTTTACCGTCCATGCACTACGGGCTGTTGGAGGTGTTGGACGGGCTAGTGCTGGCCCTCGGCACCAATATGCTGATGTTTGGTGACACGATTTGCGAGATGTTCTCCAAGTGTCTCCGAGCGACCCAGAGCAACAGCCACGACTCGGAAGGTGCGAAAAAATCATTCATCCGCTTGCGAACGAAAATCTACGACAGCGTACAGCTGTGGTGTGAAAAGATGCGGTACGGCAGTAACATCGAAATGGTTAACGAAGCCCTGCTGGAACAGATAATGCGCGACATTACGCCGTACGAGAGCGAGGTAACGCTCAAGATGGGTGCCACCAGCAACAAGCGATTGTCGGCCAGAGCTAAGAGGAAGCTGCAGAAGGAGCAAAATGCAGCAACCGCACTTAACCAGAATCACTCTAGTGGTAGTGCAACGGCAGAAAACAAGGAGCTGTTCATTGATCATGGCAACGAGCCACTGTGCCGTGCTGCTTTGGCATGTTTGACCGCTCTGTTGCAGTCCGCCGGGTGTTTCATCAAACCCGTCACTCATAAACTATTGCAGGAGAAAATCGTTCCGCTGTGTTTTACTCTGGTAACCAACCACCAGCTAACCGGGCTATACGGCGACGCCCAGGTGCGTGTAGCTTTACTCCGTGCCTTTGCCGCTCTGATTGTGAATCCACACCACCACTGTCCACCGCCGCTGCAATATGCTAGCTATATTTTCAACACGCTGCAAACAACGGACTCCAGTGCGACCGTTCGGTCGGTGGCTGCAGAACTGGCCCGCACGATGGAACTGGTGGTACATCCTTGGAAGGAAACACTGTACTTCCCTGCGGACAAGTCCGCCATTAAGGATGCATTAGCGAACAAGGACAATCACCCGCTGGCGATGTTCACCGTCAAGCAGGTGGTTGTAACGAACGGTACCAACGGAGTGCACGATTCCTCTGATGTGATAATTCCATCAGTCGCAGAACCGGCAACTGGTACTTCGCCGTTAAAAGCTGCCAGTGCTCCTAGCGAGCCGGCCGTTGAACCAGCATACGAAAGTGAAGGTGAAATTAACGAATCACTAGCCGTAACAGAAGCAAGCGACGAGTCATTTATTGACGAAGAAGAACAGCAAATGACGGACGAACCTGTTGGATGGGTAGAACATGTAAACGTGTCCTCGCTAGATGATACAGTAAAGGAAAAGACAAACGCAATCGCCGACATCCCCGACGATACAGAATGTTATGATGCAGGCACTATTCATCcaatcgatgatgatgacaatGATGATGGAAAAACGAGTGATTCCGCTGTGGTGGCGGTGCTGGACAGTGATGAGGAACAGGGACAAGCACAGAATGAGGAACAGGAGGATGATGATGTGATGGAAGTGCCAATTGACGTAGAGCTATCTGCACCTAAATCCAACAGTGAAAAGAATAATTTGAAACATTCAATCGAAATAATTGACGATGATAACAGTAGCGTGTCGGCGAAGAAAGCCAAAATGTTGGGGCAGGACAGCTGTAACGGAAACACCGGTAAAACCAAGAACATCGACGAAATCGTAGAGGAAATGGTAGCCGAGTTCGTTGACGAACCATAA
- the LOC121601736 gene encoding holocytochrome c-type synthase-like, whose amino-acid sequence MGNTVSAAEKVASNIVPSTLTKVEDAALPKGHPPLGDKAAMSGNPPPECPMHQKQQPKEQPVLVSECPIKHDGAEVNPLNMMPPANQNPAPGQPFPLPTERQVSSIPKATTDGKQEFWVYPSQQMFWNAMLRKGWRWEKDDIAQKDMDDIIKIHNANNEQAWQEVLKWEALHARECGNPRLKSFGGKATDYSPRAKIRNMMGYELPFDRHDWIIDRCGKDVRYIIDYYDGGMVDEKYKFALLDVRPAMDSFDNVWDRMKVAYMRWKFELEDKLKELTN is encoded by the coding sequence ATGGGAAACACGGTGTCTGCAGCTGAAAAGGTTGCCTCGAACATAGTGCCCAGCACCTTGACAAAGGTTGAAGATGCGGCACTACCGAAGGGACATCCACCGCTAGGCGATAAAGCAGCCATGTCCGGTAATCCTCCGCCCGAATGCCCGATGCACCAAAAACAGCAACCCAAAGAACAACCAGTGCTCGTATCCGAATGCCCGATTAAGCACGATGGAGCAGAAGTGAACCCGCTGAACATGATGCCACCGGCAAATCAAAATCCCGCCCCGGGCCAACCGTTCCCACTGCCTACCGAGCGCCAGGTGTCGTCGATTCCGAAAGCGACCACCGACGGTAAGCAAGAGTTTTGGGTGTACCCAAGCCAGCAGATGTTCTGGAATGCGATGCTGCGCAAGGGCTGGCGCTGGGAGAAGGACGATATAGCTCAGAAAGACATGGACGACATTATAAAGATACACAACGCCAACAATGAGCAGGCCTGGCAGGAGGTACTTAAGTGGGAAGCGCTGCACGCCCGCGAATGTGGCAATCCGCGGCTGAAGAGCTTCGGCGGCAAGGCAACCGATTACAGCCCGCGGGCTAAGATTCGCAACATGATGGGATACGAGCTGCCATTCGACCGACACGACTGGATCATCGATCGCTGTGGCAAGGATGTGCGCTACATCATTGACTACTACGACGGTGGCATGGTGGACGAGAAGTACAAATTTGCCCTGCTGGATGTGAGGCCCGCGATGGATTCGTTCGACAACGTGTGGGATCGCATGAAGGTGGCCTACATGCGATGGAAGTTCGAGCTGGAGGACAAACTGAAGGAGCTGACAAACTAA